One Microbacterium trichothecenolyticum DNA window includes the following coding sequences:
- a CDS encoding DUF349 domain-containing protein: MSSAPSVPWGRVDDEGTVSVREGDEWRVVGQYPDGTPAEALAYFERKFADLAGEVTLLEVRHRRGGASASDLRSTAKAVRAKVDGAAAVGDLSALLSRLDALTSELAEASESEAAAAKEAVEEAVRERTAIVEQAEALAARDPQTVQWKQMTADMSALFDRWQAHQQNGPRLSKSTAQQLWRRFRDARATVDRHRREFFSQLDDTHKAARDTKTRLVERAEALAPRGEEGIGAYRDLLEAWKASGRAGRKVDDALWARFKAAGDALYGARIERESADAEASKEKIEQKKALLEQAAPLVDEKNLATARQKLTAIQRQWDEIGRIFPREKERALDDDLRKIEQSVRTREDADWKRNDPEQKARANDMTRQLTDAIDKLEAEVAAATARGDKRAAAQASEALEARRTWLRALGG; encoded by the coding sequence GTGTCGAGCGCACCGTCTGTGCCCTGGGGTCGTGTCGACGACGAGGGCACGGTCTCCGTGCGCGAGGGCGACGAGTGGCGTGTCGTGGGTCAGTACCCCGATGGCACCCCCGCCGAGGCGCTCGCCTACTTCGAGCGCAAGTTCGCCGACCTCGCCGGCGAGGTGACCCTCCTCGAGGTGCGTCACCGTCGCGGGGGTGCCTCCGCCAGCGACCTGCGTTCCACCGCGAAGGCCGTGCGCGCGAAGGTCGACGGTGCGGCCGCCGTCGGCGATCTGTCCGCGCTGCTTTCTCGACTCGATGCGTTGACCTCCGAACTCGCCGAGGCGAGCGAGAGCGAGGCCGCCGCCGCCAAGGAAGCCGTCGAGGAGGCCGTTCGCGAGCGCACGGCCATCGTCGAGCAAGCCGAGGCGCTGGCTGCCCGCGATCCGCAGACGGTGCAGTGGAAGCAGATGACCGCAGACATGTCTGCGCTCTTCGACCGCTGGCAGGCGCACCAGCAGAACGGACCGCGCCTGTCGAAGTCGACGGCTCAGCAGTTGTGGCGTCGCTTCCGCGACGCGCGTGCCACCGTCGACCGTCACCGTCGGGAATTCTTCTCGCAGCTCGACGACACGCATAAGGCCGCCCGCGACACCAAGACGCGTCTCGTCGAGCGAGCAGAGGCCCTCGCGCCGCGCGGCGAAGAGGGCATCGGCGCCTATCGCGATCTGCTCGAGGCGTGGAAGGCCTCGGGGCGCGCGGGTCGCAAGGTCGACGATGCGCTGTGGGCACGTTTCAAGGCCGCCGGTGACGCGCTCTACGGTGCTCGTATCGAGCGGGAGTCGGCCGACGCGGAGGCGTCGAAAGAGAAGATCGAGCAGAAGAAGGCGTTGCTCGAGCAGGCCGCGCCGCTCGTCGACGAGAAGAACCTCGCCACCGCTCGCCAGAAGCTCACCGCGATCCAGCGGCAGTGGGACGAGATCGGCCGGATCTTCCCCCGTGAAAAGGAACGCGCCCTCGACGACGACCTCCGCAAGATCGAACAGAGCGTGCGCACCCGAGAGGACGCCGACTGGAAGCGGAACGATCCCGAGCAGAAGGCGCGCGCCAACGACATGACGCGTCAGCTCACCGACGCCATCGACAAACTGGAAGCCGAGGTGGCCGCTGCTACCGCGCGCGGCGACAAGCGCGCGGCGGCGCAGGCATCCGAAGCGCTCGAGGCGCGGCGCACCTGGTTGCGCGCGCTCGGCGGTTGA
- a CDS encoding dioxygenase, giving the protein MVTRGKDRQTKEQRERARAYRARVELHERQRRRRRRDNVIGLGVGLVVILGACALQTAYFVAGPGAPAPAVSDAPTPEPTSASATPTSAPAG; this is encoded by the coding sequence GTGGTGACACGGGGAAAAGACCGCCAGACGAAGGAGCAGCGCGAGCGTGCCCGCGCCTATCGTGCGCGGGTCGAGCTGCACGAGCGGCAGAGGCGGCGCCGTCGCCGCGACAATGTGATCGGCCTCGGGGTCGGGCTCGTCGTCATCCTGGGGGCATGCGCGCTGCAGACGGCGTACTTCGTCGCGGGTCCCGGCGCTCCCGCTCCCGCCGTCTCCGACGCGCCGACGCCCGAGCCGACGTCCGCTTCGGCGACGCCGACCTCTGCACCGGCCGGGTGA
- a CDS encoding replication-associated recombination protein A, with translation MTRSSALFQGQTPLAVRMRPVSLDEVAGQGHLLRPGSPLVTLATTDSSASGSAVSVILWGPPGTGKTTLAQAIARSSGRRFVELSAITAGVKDVREVMQEALTQRDLYGQSTILFLDEIHRFTKAQQDALLPGVENGWVVLIAATTENPSFSVISPLLSRSLLLTLRPLGDDDLGALVDRAVTDPRGLAGRVMLDDEARAALVRLASGDARRALTALEAAAAVAADDAGLSSPTAPPDDDDSDDDEPDAETPAVGEDPAEPPVVTADHIAQAVDRALLRYDRQGDEHYDVISAFIKSVRGSDPDAAIHYLARMIEAGEDPRFIARRLVISAAEDVGMADPQALQIAVAAADAVAFIGMPEGRIPLAEATVYLATTAKSNAAYNAINAAIADVRAGGFGRVPMHLRDAHYPGAKRLGHGKGYKYAHDSEIGIVTQQYLPDELRGRRYYEPTNHGAERDVSVRLEKIRRILDGK, from the coding sequence GTGACCAGATCCTCCGCTCTCTTCCAGGGCCAGACCCCGCTGGCGGTGCGCATGCGCCCGGTGAGCCTCGACGAGGTCGCCGGGCAAGGGCACCTGCTGCGGCCCGGCTCGCCATTGGTCACCCTCGCCACCACCGACTCGTCGGCATCCGGTTCCGCCGTGTCGGTGATCCTGTGGGGGCCTCCGGGCACCGGGAAGACGACGTTGGCGCAGGCGATCGCACGGTCCTCCGGCCGGCGCTTCGTGGAGTTGTCCGCCATCACGGCGGGAGTGAAAGACGTGCGCGAAGTCATGCAAGAGGCGCTGACGCAGCGCGATCTGTACGGACAGTCGACCATTCTCTTCCTCGACGAGATCCACCGTTTCACCAAGGCGCAGCAAGACGCGCTCCTTCCCGGCGTCGAGAACGGCTGGGTCGTGCTCATCGCCGCGACCACCGAGAATCCCTCCTTCTCCGTCATCTCGCCTCTCCTCTCCCGGTCGCTGCTGCTCACGCTGCGACCGTTGGGCGACGACGACCTCGGAGCCCTGGTCGATCGCGCCGTCACCGATCCCCGCGGCCTCGCGGGTCGCGTCATGCTCGACGATGAGGCACGCGCAGCGCTCGTGCGCCTGGCTTCCGGAGACGCCCGCCGCGCTCTGACGGCTCTCGAGGCTGCGGCAGCGGTCGCGGCTGACGACGCCGGCTTGTCGTCGCCGACCGCCCCGCCCGACGACGACGATTCCGACGACGACGAACCGGATGCCGAGACCCCCGCCGTTGGCGAAGACCCCGCCGAGCCGCCGGTCGTCACCGCCGATCACATCGCCCAGGCCGTCGATCGCGCCCTTCTGCGCTATGACCGCCAGGGCGACGAGCACTACGACGTGATCAGCGCCTTCATCAAGTCGGTGCGTGGATCGGACCCGGATGCCGCGATCCACTATCTGGCCCGCATGATCGAGGCGGGGGAGGATCCGCGCTTCATCGCCCGGCGGTTGGTGATCTCGGCCGCGGAAGACGTCGGGATGGCCGACCCGCAGGCCCTGCAGATCGCCGTCGCCGCAGCCGACGCCGTGGCCTTCATCGGCATGCCCGAGGGTCGCATCCCGCTCGCCGAGGCCACCGTGTACCTCGCGACGACCGCGAAGTCCAACGCCGCGTACAACGCCATCAACGCCGCCATCGCCGACGTGCGGGCCGGTGGGTTCGGGCGCGTGCCGATGCATCTGCGCGACGCGCACTATCCGGGCGCGAAACGCCTGGGCCACGGCAAGGGATACAAGTACGCGCATGACAGCGAGATCGGCATCGTCACCCAGCAATACCTTCCCGATGAGCTGCGCGGGCGCCGGTACTACGAGCCGACGAACCACGGCGCCGAGCGCGACGTGTCGGTACGTCTGGAGAAGATCCGCCGCATCCTCGACGGGAAATGA
- the rpsD gene encoding 30S ribosomal protein S4: protein MTTKSQDRRKVRLSRALGVALTPKAARYLEKRPYAPGEHGRTKRKADSDYAVRLREKQRLREQYGIREKQLRIAFNEARRTDGLTGENLVELLEMRLDALVVRSGFARTTAQARQLVVHRHILVDGQLVDRPSFRVKPGQQIHVKPKSEGLEPFQVAAAGGHAEVLPPVPGYLEVDLSTLQAKLVRRPKRAEVPVTCDVQLVVEYYAAR, encoded by the coding sequence GTGACCACGAAGTCTCAGGACCGCCGCAAGGTGCGTCTGTCGCGCGCCCTCGGCGTCGCACTCACCCCCAAGGCCGCCCGTTACCTCGAGAAGCGTCCCTACGCTCCGGGTGAGCACGGCCGCACCAAGCGCAAGGCCGACAGCGACTACGCCGTGCGTCTGCGCGAGAAGCAGCGTCTGCGCGAGCAGTACGGCATCCGCGAGAAGCAGCTGCGCATCGCGTTCAACGAGGCCCGCCGTACCGACGGCCTGACCGGTGAGAACCTGGTCGAGCTGCTCGAGATGCGCCTGGACGCCCTCGTCGTGCGTTCGGGCTTCGCCCGCACCACCGCGCAGGCTCGCCAGCTCGTCGTGCACCGCCACATCCTGGTCGACGGCCAGCTCGTGGACCGCCCGTCGTTCCGCGTGAAGCCGGGTCAGCAGATCCACGTCAAGCCGAAGAGCGAGGGCCTCGAGCCCTTCCAGGTCGCCGCCGCCGGTGGGCACGCCGAGGTGCTGCCCCCCGTTCCCGGTTACCTCGAGGTCGACCTCTCGACGCTCCAGGCGAAGCTCGTGCGTCGCCCCAAGCGCGCCGAGGTGCCCGTCACGTGTGACGTGCAACTCGTCGTCGAGTACTACGCCGCCCGCTGA
- a CDS encoding ATPase: MIVKSLVWFALGIAGGFVAAHLVNKDPRGQELLAQLDSRIGEFTDHMSDAYHQQETRLSEIIDDAKGVAAAVDRSTEVLDDTTADAKKAVSSSD, translated from the coding sequence GTGATCGTGAAAAGCCTCGTCTGGTTCGCGTTGGGCATCGCCGGCGGCTTCGTCGCCGCGCACCTCGTCAACAAAGACCCTCGCGGACAGGAACTGCTCGCGCAGCTCGACTCCCGCATCGGTGAATTCACCGATCACATGAGCGACGCCTACCACCAGCAGGAGACGCGGCTGTCCGAGATCATCGACGACGCGAAGGGGGTCGCCGCCGCCGTCGACCGCTCGACCGAGGTCCTCGACGACACCACCGCCGACGCCAAGAAAGCCGTCTCTTCCTCCGACTGA